In Nocardioides jishulii, the DNA window GGCAGCGGGCGAGCCCCGCTCGGCGGAGGCGACCGGGCCGGTCGCGGCGAGGGCGAGGACCAGCCCGCCGACGACGGCGGCCGCAGTGGTGCGTACGGGGCGGGGACGGGGCGCGAAGCGAGGGCTCACGGGGGACTCCTGGGTCGACGTACGCCTCACTCTGAGGCGTGGATCACATCCGTGGCAAGAGTCTGGGACAAATGACCTGATCATTGGACGCACCCGGCCGGGGCGCCCTCCTGGCCGCACGGCGCCGCACGATTTCGATTCCGGGGGGACCCACCCCTAGACTGCTGGGGTTGCCCCGGCGAGGGAGTTCGACTCCGTGATCGACGTGGCAGGTTCGCGACGCCGTGCCTGACCATGTCATGCGCGGCGTTTCTCGTCTCCGGGGACACCCACCAGACCGGCCGCGGACCTCGCGGTCACGCTGCGAGAGCTGCCCCCACACAGGAGACTGACATGTCCGCTGAGAAGCTGAAGGCCGAGAAGCGCACCGAGTTCGGCAAGGGCGCCGCCCGCCGTCTGCGTGCCGCTGGCCAGATCCCCGCCGTCGTCTACGGCCACGGCAACGACCCGCTCCACCTGGCCCTGCCCGGCCACGCCACGATGATGGCCCTGCGCCACGGTGGCGCCAACGCCCTGCTCGACGTCGACATCGACGGCGACCACCAGCTGGTGCTGGCCAAGGAGGTCCAGGTCGACCCGATCCGTCGCGTCATCGAGCACGTCGACCTGATCGTCGTCGTCCGTGGCGAGAAGGTCACCGTCGAGGTGCCCGTCCTGGTCGTCGGTGAGCCCGGCCCCGACTCCCTCGTGGTCACCGACTCCTCGACCATCCAGGTCGAGGCCGAGGCCACCCACCTGCCCGAGCAGATCGAGGTCAGCGTCGAGGGCGTCACCGCCGGCACGCAGATCCTCGCCTCCGACATCGAGCTGCCGAAGGGCGTCACCCTCGCCGGCGACGGTGACGTGCTGATCGTCAACGTCGTCGCGCAGGCCACCGCTGCGGCCCACGAGGCCGAGCTGGCCGAGTCGCCCGCCGGCCAGGCCGAGGCCGCTGCCGCCGAGGAGAACCCGGCCGAGTGATCCTCGGGCGCGACCGTCACGGTCCGCCCACCCGCCACGGCGCCGCAGGAGATGTTCCTGCGGCGCCGTTGCCGTTCCCGGCCCAGGCGTCCCCGTGGCTCCGGCGGGAGACGACGTGGTCGATACTGGGCCCATGAGTTCTGAGGTGTGGCTGGTCGTCGGCCTGGGCAACCCCGGACCCGAGTACGCGGGTCACCGGCACAACGTCGGCTACATGGTCAACGACGTGCTGGCCGAGCGGATGGGATCGGGGTTCCGCGCCCACAAGACCGGTCGTGCCGACGTCGTCGAGGGCCGGCTCGGTGCCCCCGGGACGCCCGGGCCGCGGGTCGTGCTGGTGCGGCCCAAGAGCTACATGAACACCACCGGTGGTCCGGTCTCCGCCGTCGCGAAGTTCTACGGCGTCGAGCCCGACCACGTCATCGCGATCCACGACGAGCTCGACATCGCCTTCGGCACGCTGCGACTCAAGAAGGGCGGCGGCGACAACGGCCACAACGGTCTGCGCTCGATGCGCGCGTCGCTGGGCACCGGTGACTTCTACCGCGTACGCGCCGGCATCGGCCGCCCGCCCGGTCGTCAGGACGTCGCTGACTTCGTGCTGTCGAACTACTCCACGGCTGAGCGCAAGGAGCTCCCGATCCAGCTCGTGGAGGCCGCCGACGCGGTCGAGAGCCTCATCACCGAAGGCCTCGAGAAGGCCCAGTCCCGGTTCAATTCCTGAGCTTTACCCGATATGGATGAGCGCTCCCGGGGCACTCACCCAATATCGGGCATGTGGCCCGATTCACTCCCCTCCTAGGGTCGGGTAACAGCAGCAGGTCGTGCCGCGTTTGGCGGCGTTGGCACGACACATGGGGGCATGGGGGAATAGCAGTGAGCGTTCGTGAAGCGACAGCGCCTACTCCGACGAGGGCGACGGGTGCGGCCCAACGGGTCGAGGCGAAGAGCCACCGGTCTCACGCACCGAGGCGTGGCGGTGGTCGGCGACATCTCTCGTTCGAGACGGTTGCGTCAGTCCTGGCCATGGCGCTGGTCGCCCTCCTGGTGTCGGCGTCCGCCGACGTCGTGCTGGGGGTGATCGCCTGCTCGCTGGTCGTCCGCTTCTGGTCGGGGCCCACCGACCTCGTGCGACCGGGCCTCCCGCGCCTGAGCCGTGTGCTGCACGACGCAGGGGCGCCGTTCTTCCTGGCCGCAGCGATGGTGACCGTCGGGCTCTGGGGTCGGCCCGAGCTGGTCGCCTCGGCCTGGATCGCCCTGGCCGGCATGGGCGTCACCGCCCTTGCCGTTCTGGCCCGGCACCTCGTCCCGACGCCCCAGCGGGTCGTCGTGGTCGGCTCGGCCGTCGACGTGGCGGAAGCCGCGACGCGATGGGCCGGCAGCCGTGAGGTCACCGTGGTCGGCGGCCTCGTCATCGACGCCGCGGAGCTCGGCGTGGCGCGCCCGAGCACCAGCCTGGTCAAGGGATTCCTCGACCTCTCGAAGGAGATCGACGCCGACGAGCTCATCGGGACCGACCCCGACATGGTTCTCGTCGTGCCGGGGCCGGGCATCGACCCTGAGTGCCTCCGCCGCATCGGGTGGGCGTTGGAGGGCACGCGCACGGCGCTGGCCGTGCAGTCCCAGCTCGACGGCATTGCACCGCACCGCGTCGAGCACACCTCGTACGCGGGGGCGACGATCATGCGCATCAGCTCGAGCCGCCCGGCTGCCCTCCCGCTGGCCCTCAAGGGCGCGCTGGACCGCCTCGTCGGAGCGGTGCTCCTCCTGCTGGCCGGACCGCTCCTGGGGGTTCTGGTCATGGCGATCCGCATCACCTCCGACGGCCCTGGCATCTTCCGGCAGGTGCGCGTGGGCAAGGACGGCTCGCTCTTCGTGATGTACAAGCTGCGCACCATGGCGACGACTGCCGAGGCCGACAAGGCGGCCCTGATGGCCGCCAACGAGGGCAGCGGTGTGCTCTTCAAGATGAGCGACGACCCGCGGGTCACCCCGCTCGGCCGAGTGCTGCGCAGGTTCTCGGTCGACGAGCTGCCGCAGCTGGTCAACGTCATCAAGGGCGAGATGTCCTTGGTCGGCCCACGACCGGCCCTGCCGGAGGAGGTTGCGCAGTACTCCTCGCTCGAGCGTCGCCGCCTGGCCTCCAAGCCCGGCCTCACCGGGTTGTGGCAGGTCTCGGGGCGCTCCGACCTCACCTGGGAGGAGTCGGTCCGGCTCGACAACCACTACACCGAGAACTGGCGCCTCACCGACGACGTCACGATCCTCGCTCGCACCGTCAACGCGGTGCTCGGCTCCCGCGGAGCCTACTGACCAGATCTGGCCCTGGTCCGGCCCAGATCCGTTGCTGCAAGGCCGGTGTCCCGCACGGGGCACCGGCCTTGTGGTGTGCAGCGGCGCTGGGGCGGCCTCGCTCAGACGCCGCGGCCGAATCGGTGGAGCGTGTCGAGCACCCGGCCGGGGGAGACCACCCCCGTGGCGACCAGCAGCGCGACGTAGGCGCGCCACTGGAGCGGATCCTGGCGCAGCGCCCGCCCGGCCCATCGACGGGCCGCGCGACGGTCCGGCCGCCCGGCCTCGCCGAAGGCGATCTGGCCGTAGACGCGGCCCACGCCCTTGCGGTCGGCCCCGATCTCGGGATGCTGCTCGAGCATCCAGTGCAGCGAGGAGATCTTGGTGTCCCAGGTGCGGGTGAAGAAGGAGGCAGCCCCCCACATCACGACGACCAGCGGTTCGTCGACGTGCACGATGTCGCCGAGCTTCACCGAGCGCAGCAGGATGTCCCAGTCCTCGTTCTGGCTGCCCGGGACCTGCTCGTCCACCAGGCCGATGCGGTGGATCAGGGCGTCGCGGTCGAAGAGCAGCGCCGAGGAGTGCAGCATCGCCATCCGCGAGTGGGTGAGGTGCGACAACGTCACCCGGTCGGTGCCGGCCAGGCGCGGGGTGCGTTCGCCGTCGTAGTCGACCTCCATCGCGGTGGTGACCAGGTCGGGCGCACGACCGGTGCGTCGCAGCTCCTCGGCGTGGGCCTCGAGCTGGCGCCGCAGCTTGGCGGGCTTCCACCAGTCGTCGTCGTCGCAGAACGCGACGAACGCGCCGCCCGAGGACAGGATGCCGGAGTTGCGGGCGCCGGCGAGGCCGGGCGTACGCGTGTTGCCCACGATCCGCACCGACCGTCCCGGGGCCGTACGCAGCAGCGACTCGTCGGGCGCGGACTGGTCGAAGACCACCACGACCTCGATCGGCCCGGGGTGGTCCTGGGCGAAGACCGAGTCGATCGCCCTGCGCACCAGCTCGGGACGTTCCCGGGTCGGGATGACCACCGAGACCAATGGCGCTTCCATCGCCGCTCCTCCCATGCCGTGGCGGACCCCGTCCCCCCGGGGCCGGACGTGCGACTCGACCGTGTGGTCGATCCCCGCACCGTCGCGCGCTGGCTGCTTATCATAAGGGCGGCGGAGAGGTCCCGGCCGGGATCTCAATCCGCATCACCGGGGGGATTCCGTGGAAAACACCGTGTCGAGCAGCTCGTCGGTGGACCTGTCCTACTACGGTTCCGTCCTGCGGCGCCGGTGGAAGCTGGTCCTCCTGGGAATCCTCGTCGGGGTCGGTGCCGCGTTCGCGGTGCTCGCGGTGCAGCCCGAGCGGGCGACCTCCTGGGTGGAGGTCGACGTCAACCCCATCGCCGACAACGCGTTCAGCAGCTCCCGCCCTGCCTCGGACCTGCTCGTCCCTGAGACCGAGCAGGCGATGGCGCGTTCCACACGGGTGGTCGACAACGTCGTGGCGGCGGTCGGAGGAGACCTCACGGCCACGGAGGTGAGGGCCAACATGGTGGCCACGCTCCTGGCCGACAGCACCGTGCTCCGCATCGACTACACGGCGGCGACGGCACGCGAGGCCGCGGACGGCGCCCTGCTGGTGGCCCAGGAGTACCTCGACTACCGCTCCTCGGTGGCGCAGGAGCGCATCGACCAAGCAGCCGAGCAGCTCGGGCAGCGCCGTCGTACGCTCGACGGCGAGCTGCGCGAGGCGAACCAGCAGTACGCCAGGGCTGCGCCGGGAAGCCCTGCGCGGGCTGCTGCGGACGCCCGTCGCCAGTCGATCAGTGGCGACCTGACCTCTGTCAACAGCCAGGTCAACCAGCTCCGGGCGATCAGCACCAGTGGCGGCACGATCATCAGCCAGCCCGACCCGGAGCGCGCGGTGCTCAGCCCCAACCGAGGCATGACGGTGGTCAGCGGCGTCCTGGGCGGGCTGCTCCTCGGGCTGGTGCTGCCCTTCGTCGGGAACGTCTTCGACCGACGGGTCCGCGGCACGCACGACGTGACCCGCTCCGGTGCCGGCCCGGTGGTCGCGACGCTGGAGGACCCGACCGCGACCGTGCCTGCGGAGCTGGACGAGGCGGACCAGCTGCGCGCGCTGCGCGAGCGGTTGCTGGCCGCAGGGGCGTCGAGCCAGGCGGTCGTGGCCGTCACCGACCTGGGTACGCGCACCGGAGGTCCCACCGACGTCGCGGCCAACCTGGCCGTCGCCTTCGCCGACGCAGGCAAGGAGACGACCTTGGTCCTGGCGGGTTATCCGACCGTGTCGTTCGCCCAGGTCGTGGAGGCCCTCGACCTGGTCGAGACGGGCTACGGCCACCACTCGCGGTACTTCCACAGCAGGCTCGTCGACTCTCTGACGGTCGTCGTCCCGGCACCGCGCGCCGCACGCGTCTCGGACGCCGACATGGTCGCGACGCTCCTCCTCAAGGCCCGAAGGAGTGCCGTGACGGTCGTCGGAGTCCCTGCGGGGGGAGGTCAGTCCGTCCGGCTCACGGCGGCCCGACTCGCTGACCACGTGGTGCTGGCGGTCGCGGCGGCGTCGACGAAGCTCGAGGAGCTCTCCGGAGTCGTGACCGAGTTCCGGGCCGTGGGAGCGGTCGTTCACGGCACCGTCCTCGTGCCCGCCAGTCGTGTGCTCCAAGGAGATCCCTCCGTGGTGCCGCCCGCCCCGGTGGAGGAGGAGCCGAAGGACGAGGACGGGCACGACGGGACCGACGAGGAGAAGGAGCCAGGCCCGCAGGCGGCCCCTCCCTCAGCAGTTGGGGCGGACGGCGGGCCGGTAGGCGTCGACCGCCCATGAGTCGCCCTCACGCACCAGCGTGAGGATGTTGCGGGTCCGGGGGCGAGGCGGACGGCTGTTGGGCACCTCGCCGCCGTTGGCGTCGAGGACCCTGACCGACGAGTTGTCGACGCAGGCGCGGACGACGACCTGGTCCGGGTCTCTCGTCGCGCTGACGACGTCCTGGCGGACCACGACGGGGCGCCCGTCGATGCGCCAGCCGTTGACCTGGTACTCGGCGGCCGTGTTGAGCATCTCCTCCAGCGCAGCCCCCGTCACGCCGGGCAGCGGTGCGGTCGACTCCACGTCGGTGCCGTCCGGCTGACCGAGCACCTTGCCGAAGGTGTCGAAGAAGGTGTCGCTGCCCTTCTCGACGGCTGCGAGCGTGACGTCCGGGAGGTCGGCAGGGGACACGGACGTACCCGGGGCGGCAGGCTCGGAGGGCGGTGCGGGTGAACCGTCCACTGCCGCGGAGGTCGTCGTGCCCGGACCGTCGGTCGCGGGACGCGGCGAGTCGGAGCACCCGACCGCGGTCACGAGCAGGGCCAGGGCGAGCGCCCCGGTGACCGCTCGAACGCCGCCGGGCCGGCCGCTGCGGGCCGGGTCGTGGACATCCATGCGAAACCCCCTCCAGAGAACGAACCTGTCGGGACGACCGGTTCGGACATTGCTGGTCATGCTAGGGCCACCGCGGCCCCTCCGGAGGGCTCGGGGCCACGCTGCGGACGCCGATTCCGGAGGGCTTCCCGCGGACCTACCGAATACTCGGGAAAACGGACTGCATCCCGTCTACACGCCCGAACGCGCCCATAGCATCGCCAGCGTCCCGTCAGGGGACTTGGCCCGGCGAATGTCAGCCTCGCCGGGCAGCGCTCAACCGGGGGTCAAGTGTCTGTTGTCAGGCGTGCCGTTGCCACTGCCGTCTCCATCGCCGTCGGCGGTGGGGACATCAGCGCTCCACAACGTGCGGCCTGCGTTCGAAGGACCTTCCGGGTCGACCCGCCGAGGCGGCCGGGAAGAGCAGGCGTGGGCAGACCTGGGTCGACGAGAAAGAGGAACGGAAGATGAGTCCACGACTGAAGCGCATGGTGGTCGCCATGTCGCTCACGGCCCTGGTGGCCGTACCGGGAGCAGCGCTCGCCGCCCCCGTGGCACATGCCGGGACGGTTGCTGCCGGCGCGCCGGCACCCGCCGAGGTGATCGGCGACGCGCCCGGGACCGCAGCCGCCTCCTGCTTCGAGGTCAAGCAGCTCCGTCCCTCGGCGCCCGACGGCGTCTACTGGCTCTACACGTCGCGCCTCACCCAGCCGATGCAGTTCTTCTGCGACCAGACCACCGACGGTGGCGGCTGGGTGCTCGTGGGCAAGGGGCGCGAGACGTGGAAGCAGGACCACTCCGGCCAGAACGGTGTCGCGGCGGACGGCAACACGACAGCCGCGATCCGCACCCCGGGACCCGGAAGCTCCCTCAACGTCGCCGTGCAGCTCGACGTGCCCACGGTGGACGGACTCCTGGACGGGGCCCCCGTCAGCTCCCTCTCCAGCGGCAACTCCGGCGACGGGGTCCGGCTGCGCCGGGCCCTCGACAGTGACGGCCTCCTGTGGCAGGAGGTGCGGACCCGCTACCGCAGCATGAGTGGCTGGTCGTGGAGCATCCTGGGGGCTGAGCACCCGCTCAGCGGCTCCACCATCGGAGGGCTCTCCTTCAGCAACGGCACCAACACCAACTACGGCACCAGCCAGCTCCACAACCGCGTGACCACCACGGGTGGCTCCGGCCGTGGATGGCGCTACGGGTTCCGCTACGGGAGCATGGTGACCGGTCAGAACAACTCGACCACACACCTGTGGGCGCCCACGAACGGTGGGGGCAACGCGGCCCCCTACACGCAGGTCTACCTGCGCCCCCGGGTCCTGTCGTCCTCCTTCCAGGCTGTCGGTGACAGCGGCACGCCCGCACGGGAGAAGCCGCGGTCGCTGCGTGACACCGCCGACGTGATGCCGTGGGGTGTCTCCGGCACCCGGGGCAGCACCTCGTCGGAGTTCAACAAGGAGGTCCAGGCCTTCGCCGAGGCTGACGGCGTGATGTATGTCGGCGGCAACTTCCGTTACGTCCAGCGGGACAACGGTGGCACCGGGCGCGTGGAGCAGTCGTTCCTCGCAGCGTTCGACAAGTCGACAGGGGAGTGGATCAGCTCGTTCCGGCCCCAGCTCAACGAGCAGGTCCACTCGCTCGCGGTCCTGCCCGACGGGACCGTCGTCGCCGGCGGTGCCTTCAGCCAGGCCAACGGCAGGGCGGAGACTGCCCTGGTCGCCCTCGACCCGGTCTCCGGCGCGACGCGGCCCGACTGGAACGTCCGGGTGGAGAACCGGGTCACCGGCAGCCCGCTGCGCATCATGACGCTCGACTACCGCGACGGACACCTCTACCTCGGCGGTGGACTGACCCACCTCGCCGGTGGGAGCGCGCCCACCACCTACCGCTACGCGAAGAACGCGGCGCGCATCTCCGTCCCCGGCTACACCCCCAGCAACGGGTGGAACCCTGACTTCAACGGCACGGTCTTCGACCTGTCGCCGTCCGCCTCCGCGTCGAAGCTCTACTCCGCGGGATTCTTCACCACGGCGGTCGGTGAGACAGCGACCAACGCGGCCGTCGTGTCGACGGGAACGACCGCCACCCTCCTCTCGAGCGGATGGAACCCCGTGTGGGCCGCTCCGAAGAGCTACCAGATGACGATCGTCGAGGGCGACGCCAACCGCTTCTACTCCGGTGGCTCCGAACACCTCGTCTTCGGATTCGACCAGACGACCTACGCCCGCACCAGCGGGACCATCTCGAAGAGCTTCGGCGGCGACACCCAGTCGTCCGACAGGTCCGACGACGGCCTGCTCTTCTTCGGGAGCCACGCCAACGAGTTCATCTACAACAACGCCTTCTCGTGGCCCAACCTCACCAGCGGCTGGAACCGTGCCGACAACGTCAAGTGGCTCGGCGTGTGGGACGCCTCCACCGGCGACTACGTCCCGGACTTCAGCCCCACGCTCAACATGCGTGCCGGCAGTGGCATCTGGGCGGTCGAGGTCGACTCGACCGGCAAGGTGTGGGCGGGCGGAGACGTGACGTCGGTCGGCACCCCCAACGGCGTGAGGTGGTCCGGCGGATTCGCCCGCTTCCCACGCAGCGACTCCACGGCTCCGGGAGCTCCCGGCAACCTGCGGCGTACCGCCAGCACGGCGAGCACGGTGACGCTGGGCTGGAACGCTGCCCCCGGTGGTCCGGCGAGGTACCAGGTCCTCCGTGACGACCGGGTCGTCGCCGTCACCAACGGCACCCAGACCTCCCTCGTGGTCCCCCGGGGCGACTCAGGACGGTTCTTCGTGCGGGCGGTCGACGCGGCCGGCAACGTGGGCGCCTCGACCTCCGTGCTGAACCTTGACGACCTGCCGGTGAACCAGGCGCCGTCGGCGACCTTCACCAGCGGCGTCGAGGGCCTGACCGTCTCTCTCGACGCTGCCGGATCGACGGACCCGGACGGTTCGATCGTCTCCTACGAGTGGGACTTCGGCGACGGATCGACAGGTTCGGGGAGCACGGCGTCGCACACCTACACAGCCGCCGGCGACCACACGGTGCGCCTCACCGTGACCGACGACGCCGGCGCCACCGGGGTCACGCAACGGACCGTCAGGGTCGCCGAGCCCTCCACCGTCACCACCGAGGTGGTGTCGTTGGGGTCGGAGTGGAAGTGGCGTTATGAGGCGGATGCTCCGGCGGCGGACTGGAGGAGTGATCCGCAGCGGTCGGCTGGGTGGTCGAGCGGTGTGGGGACGTTGGGGTGGGGGACGACGCCGTTGGGGACGAAGATCGATGATGCGTTCCCGACGACGAGCTCGCGGCCGTTGACGGCGTACTTCACCCAGCGGGTGGAGATCGACGATGCCTCGAGGGTCACTGAGCTGGTGCTGGACTCGTGGGCGGATGACGGTGCGGTGTTCTACGTCAACGGCACGGAGGTGGCGCGTCGGAACATGCCGACGGGCACGGTGGGGCACGGGACGTACGCGGTGGCGGCGCGGCAGACGGCGGCGGCGAAGGCTGATCCGGTGCGGGTGTCGGTGCCGGTGGGTCTGTTGCGGGACGGGGTGAACCTGGTCGCGGTGGAGACCCACCTGAACTTCCGGGGCACGCCCAACGTCTCCTTCGACATGTCGATCACCAAGACCGTGGAGAACCGTCCGGCGAACCTGACTCCGACGGCGGTGTTCGACGCCGACTCCGCCGACCTCGTCGCGCGGTTCGACGCCAGCGGTTCCACGGACCCGGACGGTTCGATCGTCTCCTACGAGTGGGACTTCGGCGACGGCACGACTGGTTCCGGGGTCACGGCCTCGCACGCCTACGCCGCCCCCGGTGTCTGGACCGTGACGCTCACCGTCACCGACGCTGGGGGCAAGACCGCCTCCGCGTCGCTCCCGGTCACCGTCGGCTCCCTGCCGAC includes these proteins:
- a CDS encoding PKD domain-containing protein encodes the protein MSPRLKRMVVAMSLTALVAVPGAALAAPVAHAGTVAAGAPAPAEVIGDAPGTAAASCFEVKQLRPSAPDGVYWLYTSRLTQPMQFFCDQTTDGGGWVLVGKGRETWKQDHSGQNGVAADGNTTAAIRTPGPGSSLNVAVQLDVPTVDGLLDGAPVSSLSSGNSGDGVRLRRALDSDGLLWQEVRTRYRSMSGWSWSILGAEHPLSGSTIGGLSFSNGTNTNYGTSQLHNRVTTTGGSGRGWRYGFRYGSMVTGQNNSTTHLWAPTNGGGNAAPYTQVYLRPRVLSSSFQAVGDSGTPAREKPRSLRDTADVMPWGVSGTRGSTSSEFNKEVQAFAEADGVMYVGGNFRYVQRDNGGTGRVEQSFLAAFDKSTGEWISSFRPQLNEQVHSLAVLPDGTVVAGGAFSQANGRAETALVALDPVSGATRPDWNVRVENRVTGSPLRIMTLDYRDGHLYLGGGLTHLAGGSAPTTYRYAKNAARISVPGYTPSNGWNPDFNGTVFDLSPSASASKLYSAGFFTTAVGETATNAAVVSTGTTATLLSSGWNPVWAAPKSYQMTIVEGDANRFYSGGSEHLVFGFDQTTYARTSGTISKSFGGDTQSSDRSDDGLLFFGSHANEFIYNNAFSWPNLTSGWNRADNVKWLGVWDASTGDYVPDFSPTLNMRAGSGIWAVEVDSTGKVWAGGDVTSVGTPNGVRWSGGFARFPRSDSTAPGAPGNLRRTASTASTVTLGWNAAPGGPARYQVLRDDRVVAVTNGTQTSLVVPRGDSGRFFVRAVDAAGNVGASTSVLNLDDLPVNQAPSATFTSGVEGLTVSLDAAGSTDPDGSIVSYEWDFGDGSTGSGSTASHTYTAAGDHTVRLTVTDDAGATGVTQRTVRVAEPSTVTTEVVSLGSEWKWRYEADAPAADWRSDPQRSAGWSSGVGTLGWGTTPLGTKIDDAFPTTSSRPLTAYFTQRVEIDDASRVTELVLDSWADDGAVFYVNGTEVARRNMPTGTVGHGTYAVAARQTAAAKADPVRVSVPVGLLRDGVNLVAVETHLNFRGTPNVSFDMSITKTVENRPANLTPTAVFDADSADLVARFDASGSTDPDGSIVSYEWDFGDGTTGSGVTASHAYAAPGVWTVTLTVTDAGGKTASASLPVTVGSLPTVTEVVSLGSEWKWRYEADAPAADWRSDPQRSAGWSSGVGTLGWGTTPLGTKIDDAFPTTSSRPLTAYFTQRVEIEDASRVTELVLDSWADDGAVFYVNGTEVARRNMPTGTVGHGTYAVAARQTAAAKADPVRVSVPVGLLRDGVNLVAVETHLNFRGTPNVSFDMVATLTTNE
- the pth gene encoding aminoacyl-tRNA hydrolase; its protein translation is MSSEVWLVVGLGNPGPEYAGHRHNVGYMVNDVLAERMGSGFRAHKTGRADVVEGRLGAPGTPGPRVVLVRPKSYMNTTGGPVSAVAKFYGVEPDHVIAIHDELDIAFGTLRLKKGGGDNGHNGLRSMRASLGTGDFYRVRAGIGRPPGRQDVADFVLSNYSTAERKELPIQLVEAADAVESLITEGLEKAQSRFNS
- a CDS encoding glycosyltransferase family 2 protein — its product is MEAPLVSVVIPTRERPELVRRAIDSVFAQDHPGPIEVVVVFDQSAPDESLLRTAPGRSVRIVGNTRTPGLAGARNSGILSSGGAFVAFCDDDDWWKPAKLRRQLEAHAEELRRTGRAPDLVTTAMEVDYDGERTPRLAGTDRVTLSHLTHSRMAMLHSSALLFDRDALIHRIGLVDEQVPGSQNEDWDILLRSVKLGDIVHVDEPLVVVMWGAASFFTRTWDTKISSLHWMLEQHPEIGADRKGVGRVYGQIAFGEAGRPDRRAARRWAGRALRQDPLQWRAYVALLVATGVVSPGRVLDTLHRFGRGV
- a CDS encoding 50S ribosomal protein L25/general stress protein Ctc; its protein translation is MSAEKLKAEKRTEFGKGAARRLRAAGQIPAVVYGHGNDPLHLALPGHATMMALRHGGANALLDVDIDGDHQLVLAKEVQVDPIRRVIEHVDLIVVVRGEKVTVEVPVLVVGEPGPDSLVVTDSSTIQVEAEATHLPEQIEVSVEGVTAGTQILASDIELPKGVTLAGDGDVLIVNVVAQATAAAHEAELAESPAGQAEAAAAEENPAE
- a CDS encoding sugar transferase; the protein is MALVALLVSASADVVLGVIACSLVVRFWSGPTDLVRPGLPRLSRVLHDAGAPFFLAAAMVTVGLWGRPELVASAWIALAGMGVTALAVLARHLVPTPQRVVVVGSAVDVAEAATRWAGSREVTVVGGLVIDAAELGVARPSTSLVKGFLDLSKEIDADELIGTDPDMVLVVPGPGIDPECLRRIGWALEGTRTALAVQSQLDGIAPHRVEHTSYAGATIMRISSSRPAALPLALKGALDRLVGAVLLLLAGPLLGVLVMAIRITSDGPGIFRQVRVGKDGSLFVMYKLRTMATTAEADKAALMAANEGSGVLFKMSDDPRVTPLGRVLRRFSVDELPQLVNVIKGEMSLVGPRPALPEEVAQYSSLERRRLASKPGLTGLWQVSGRSDLTWEESVRLDNHYTENWRLTDDVTILARTVNAVLGSRGAY